The stretch of DNA GGCCCGCGGTGGCGGCCGCGGCCGTCTTCCGGTTGATGAGCTGGCGGTTGTCCCAGTGGTGGGACGACACGTGAAAGCGCATCCCGTGGTGCTGGAACGTGGCCACGCAGAAGTACACGTCCCGGCGATTGAGCAACTGCCGGATGGGCGTCAGGGAGGGCTTTCGCGGCAGCTCCGGGGCCTCGAAGTCCGTGAGCTCGAACCGGGAGAGGATGGCCACATCCCCCGCCCAGACCCCGTAGGGAAGCCCGGAGCCCTTCTGGAAGAGCTCGAACTGGGCCTTGGAGCCCTCCATCTCCTGGAGCAGCACGACGTCCAGGTTCCGCTCGCGGAGCACCGCGGCGAGCCCGTGGTTGCGCTGCACCTTGTCAGGGCCGGGATTCCAGATGTTCAGCGAGACAACCCGGAGCGTGTACGTCAAGCGTCCGGGGAGGGCACTGCTGTCCGGAATCGGTGGGCTCACGGGGAAGGCCTCCCGGCAAGGTTCCCCTCGAACCTATCGCGGAGAGGCGCTCATGGCCATGGGGGCCGGCACCGCGTCGCGGGCCTTCAATGTGCGCTGCTTCGGGTCGGGCCGCTCCACCACCCGGCCCACCAGGTCGTAGTCGTGCGCCTCCGTCACCTCCAGGGTGACGAACTCGCCCGGGTAGGCCAGACCGTCGTTGATGTAGACCTGACCGTCGATTTCAGGCGCCTGGCCCTCGTGGCGGCCCACCAGCAGGTGCTCGGTCTCCGGGCTCGTGCCCTCCACCAGCACCTCGATGCGCTTGCCCACGAGCTTCTTGTTCTGCTCGCGGTTGATGCGCTTCTGGATGGCCATCACCTCGCGCCACCGGCGCTCGATGGTCTTCTGGGGAATCTTGTTGGGCATGTCGTATGCCGCGGTCCCCTCTTCATCCGAGTACTGGAAGACGCCCAGCCGCTCGAAGCGCTGCGTCTTCACGAACTCCTTCAGCAGCTCGAAGTCCTCCTCCGTCTCGCCCGGCAGGCCCACGATGAGCGAGGTGCGCATCACCAGGCCCGGCACCCGGGCGCGCAGCTTGGCCAGCAGGTCCGTGAGGAACTGCGAGTTGCGGCCGCGCTTCATGGACATGAGCAGCTTGTCGCTGGCGTGCTGCAGCGGCATGTCCAGGTACTTGGCGATCTTCTTCTCCGTGGCCATCACCTCGATGAGCTCGTCCGGGAAGATGCGCGGGTAGGCGTAGTGCAGGCGGATCCACCGCACGTCCACCTTGACCAGCTCCTTGAGCAGGTCGTGCAGCTTGGGCTTGCCGGGCAAGTCGTGCCCGTAGGCCGTCAGGTCCTGCGCCACCAGGTTCAGCTCCTGCACGCCCTGGTCCGCCAGCCGCGTGGCCTCGGCGACGACGTCCGCGATGGGGCGCGAGCGCTGGCCGCCGCGCAGCGTGGGGATGATGCAGAACGCGCACGCGTTGTCGCAGCCCTCGGACACCTTGAGGTAGGCGGTGTACGACGGCATCGAGTTCTCGCGGGGCGTCTCCGCGTTGTGGATGTAGTCCGGATCCGGGATGACCTGCCGGGGCGAGGCCTCGGCGGCGAGCAGGTCGCCAATCTGGGCGTAGGCGCTGGTGCCCAGGAAGTGGTCCACCTCGGGCATCTCCTGCGCCAGCTCGCTGCCGTGGCGCTGGGACAGACAGCCCGTCACCACGAGCGTGCTGCACGCCCCCGACTTCTTGTACTCGGCCATCTCCAGGATGGAGTCCACGGACTCCTGCTTCGCCGGGCCGATGAAGGCGCAGGTGTTGACGACGATGACCTGGGCCTCGGCGGGCTCCTGCACGAGCCGGTAGCCGCGCTGCTTGAGGGTTCCCAGCATCACCTCGGAGTCCACCCGGTTCTTCGGGCACCCGAGGGTCATCATGTAAAGGCTCTTGGTATCTGGCTGCACTCGCGTCTACCGCTTTCCGAGTTCGGTTCGATCGAAGTGGTCCCCACTCCAAACGAAGTTGATGGTCGCGCCGTTCGAGTAACCGATGGTCAATGCACCGTCTTCATCGAGGCTCACTGAAACGGCCCTGCCCAGCGCGCAGGAAGCTGCCGGCCAATCGAGCACACGCTGTGCCGTCTTGCCCTTTCCGATGACCAGGTAGAGTCCCAGCCTCAACTCCCGGTCCCCGTCACATTTTCCCTCGGTGGCATAGGGATTCTGCCCCGAGACGACGGAGAGGACTGCCCGCCCGCCGGGCAGGGTGAGGGTCTCGGGCACGTTGACCCCCACCTGCTGCGGGTCCACCGAGTCCTGGGCCACCAGCGCCCGGAGCGACCGGGTGCTCAGGGGCTCGTCGGCTTCCACCCAGGCTGGGTGGTGCATGACGCCCCAGCCGAGCCAGCCGCCCGGGACCGCCTCCAGCGACAGGATGTCCGGCGGCGGCTTGAGCTTGAGCCCCTTGCGCAACTCGTCGGGCAGCTTGAGCGCCTCGCCCAGCATGCCCCCGCCCTTGCAGTTGGAGAGGACGGCGGGCTTCTGGCCCACCGCGTCCTGGTCCTCGTAGGAGAGGCAGAGATCGAAGACGAGCGGCTCCACCGCCGGGAAGCGCGGGAAGGCCTGGATGGGGAGCGCCACTTCCAGGTTCAGCTTGGTGTCCTGGCGCTGCACGCCCGCCTCCACCTGGGCCTGGGCGAAGGCGGAGGTGCCCAGCTCGGGCCCCGAGGTCCGCTTGCCGTCGAGGGCGAAGCGGAAGGTGTTGCCCGTGGCGGTGGGCCCGGCGCCCGGAAAGAAGAGGGAGAGGGTGAGGAGGTCTCCGGTCAGGAGCTGGTCGTCCGTCACCTCCACGCCCACGTAGAGCGTCTCCTTGCGCCAGGCCACCCGGGCGGTGAAGGACGCCGTGGCATCCACGGCCGCCGGTGGCCGCAGCGTCAGGGGCGAGGCGAAGTCCTTGAGGGCGCCGTCCAGCTTGGGGGCCTTGGCCAGCGCGGGCACGGCCTTGCTCGGGCGCTCCTGGGCGCCGGCCGCCAAGGGCACGAAGAGCAGGCACAGCGGGAGGAGGGCAGCGCGCATGGCTAGTCCCGGAAGTTGGTGAACTGCATGTCCAGCTTCAGCCGGTCCTGTTCCTTGCGGAACAAAGCAATGGCCGCCTGCAGGTCATCCCGGTTCTTGCCGGTGACGCGGAGCTGGTCCGACTGGATGGAGCCCTGGACTTTCAGCTTGGAGTCCTTGAGGAGCCGGGTGAGCTCCTTGGCCTTGTCCACGGGGATGCCCTGCTGGAGCTTGATGTTCTGCTTGACGTTGTGCAGGCCCGTCTTCTCGATGTCGAGGAACTCCAAGGCGCGCAAGGAGATGTTGCGCTTGGCGAGCTTCGCCAGGAGGACTTCCTTGGCGGCCTGGACGCGCTCCTCGCTGTGGGCCTTCACGGTGATGACAGTCTGGTCCGGGGAGACGACGACATCTGCCTGGGTCCCCTGGAAGTCATACCGGGTGGTGAGCTCCTTCTTGGTCTGGTTGACCGCGTTGTCGAGCTCGGCGAGATCGATCTTGGAGACGACGTCAAAGGAAGGCATGGCCGCCAGGGCCCTTATCACACCTTGACGACCATGGGCACCACCAGGGGCCGCTTGTTCGTGAACAGCTTGAAAGCCCGGCGTACCGAGCGGGTCAGCTCCTCTCGCACCAGGGCGTCGTCCCCGCGCAGCTGTGGGGAGAGCTGGAGAAACAGGGACCGGGCCTCCTCGGCCACCCGGGGCAGCAGGGCCTGCTCGTCCAGGGAGAGCCCCTGGCCGGTGAGCTGGGGCCCCGCCATGAGGGCCAGGGAGGCCCGGTCGATGACGGCCACGGCCACCACCATGCCGGTCTCGGCCAGCCGGGTGCGCTCCTGGAGCGCCTCGGGCGTCACCACCCCGCCGCTGTAGAGGTCCTTGTGGATGCGGCCGGTGGGCACCTGGCCGGCGAAGCGGCCCCGGCCCTCCTCGAAGGTGATGAGGTCGCCGTCCCGCGCGAGCAGGAGCTGCTCGGGGGCCAGGCCCGACTCGCGCGCCGTGGCCAGGTGGCGGTGCAGGTGGCGCATCTCCCCGTGCACGGGGATGAAGTGCTGGGGGCGCACCAGGTCCAGGACGCGGCGCTGCTGGGGTTGGCTGGCGTGCCCGGAGACGTGGATGTCGGGCTCCACCTGGGCGTAGACGAGGCGGGCCCCGGTCCACTGGAGCTGGTCCAGCAGCGCCCCCACGGAGCGCTCGTTGCCGGGGATGGGGCGGGCGCTCAGGATGACCATGTCCCCGGGGCCCAGGCGCACGGGGCCCTTGCCCGCGGCGAGCTGGGCCAGCCCCGCGCGGGCCTCGCCCTGGGCGCCCGTGGCGAGCAGGACGACCCGGCCCGGGGCCAGGCTGGGCACGGCCTCCAGGGGGACGAAGAGGGACTCGGGCACATCCAGGTAGCCCAGCTGCCGCGCCATCTCCACGTTGCGCGTCATGCTGCGGCCCTGGAGGGCCACCCGGCGCCCGAGCTGCTCGGCCAGCTTCAGCACGGTGCGCACGCGGTGGAGGTTGGAGGCGAAGAGCGCCACGACGATGCGGCCCTGGGCCTCGCGGAACAGCCGCTCGAAGGCGTGCTCCACCACGCGCTCGCTGCCCGTCTCCTGGGTGACTTCCGCGTTGGTGGAGTCCGACAGGAGGCACAGCACGCCCTGCTCGCCCGCCTCGCCCCAGCGCTCCAGGTCCGTGCGCAGCCCGTCGATGGGGTCGGGGTCCAGCTTGAAGTCACCCGTGTGGATGACGGTCCCCTCGGGGGTCCGGATGATGTAGCCCACCGCGTCGGGCACGGTGTGGGTGACGCGGCTGGCCTCCACCTTGAACATGGTGCCGACGGGGAAGGGCGTCCGGGGCTCGATCTCCCGCAGGTCGGCGATGACGCCCAGCTCGTCCAGCCGGTTGCGCGCCATGGCCAGCGTGTACTTGGTGCCGTAGACGGGCACGGGCAGGTCATCGAGCAGGTAGGGCAGCGCGCCCATGTGGTCCTCGTGCCCGTGCGTGAGGACGATGCCCCGGAACTGGGAGGCGTTCTGCTTCAGGTGGCGGAAGTCCGGGATGACGATGTCGATGCCGGGGGCCTCCGCCGTGGGGAACATCAACCCCGCGTCGATGAGGAGCATCTCCCCGCGGCAGGCGAGCACCATCGCATTGAGGCCAATCTCACCCAACCCGCCCAACGGAATTACATGAAGCATGTCTACTCATTATGGATGGAGAGATGGTGCCGCCCGAGCTTTTTGAGCGGGCGCCCGCTCTACCGCCTGCTCCCCCCTGTCCGTCAAGAGGGGGAGACGGCATCGGCGGGGGGGCGGGAAATCCAGGCCGCGATGAACAGGTCCATGTCGCCGCGCAGGACATCCTTGACGCGGGGCGTTCCTGCGCCGGTGCGAGGGTCCTCCACGCGCGCGCCGCGGCCCAGGTAGTAGCGGCGGGCCTCGTCCGTGCTCGTGCCCTGGCCCGAGACGACCCGCGCGGCGATGTCCTTCAGCTCCTCCAGGTCCCCCGGGCCCGTCAGGGTCAACACCCGGCCGGTGGCGGAGTCCTTCACCGTGACTTCGGTCCGGACGCGCTCCAGGAAGGTGCCCTCGTGCTGCTTCATGGGGCGGCCCTCGATGGCCAGCGCCAGGTCCTCCAGGGTGCCGGGAAAGCCGCCCCGGTGCACCCGGACGTAGGCGCGCTGGCGCTTCTCCTCCTCGATGCGCCGGTGCAGCCCGGCCTCGCCGGCGAGGAAGCCGTAGGCCCCGGGCCCCGCGATGCGCACCACCACCCGGGCCGGGTGCTCCGCCTCGGCCACGAGCATGGCCTCGTAGCCGCGTCTCTGGGCCCACCCCAGGTACATGGTGGCCAGCTCCTGAAGCCACGCGTCCTGGGCCTCCGCCGAGTCGCTGGCGCAGATGTCCACCAGCGCCTCGACGTCGTTGGCGGTGGCGCCCGAGGCATGCAGCGCCTCGGACATCTGCACCTCGCGGGCGACCTCCTCCACCTGCTTGGCGGCGGAGGTCAGCTGCACCTCGTTCTTGGCCTCGCGCACCAGGCGCCGGGCGAAGGTGACGGCCTGCTCCACCCGCTCCAGCTCGTTGATTTGTGCCTCGACGGTGCGGAAGGCGCGCAGGGTGGCGGCGGCGCGCGCCGGGTCATCCCAGAGGTTGGGCGCCTGGGTCTCGGACAGGAGCTGGTTGCGCTTCTCCTCCAGCAGGGGCCGCTCGGCGGACACGGACAGTGCCCGGGCCCGTCCCACCAGCCGGTCCATCTCGAGCAGCAGCGACTTGCGGTCCAGCCGGCGCTTGACGGAGGCCGCCTTCGGGGTGGGCAGGGAGAGCTGGGCGGTGGCCTCGCGCGGGAGGGGCAGGGGCTCGGCCACGGCCATGACCTTGCCGCCGGGGCGGGCCTCCACCCGCACCGGCGTGCCCGGCCGCAGCGGCCTGCGGGCAATCTCCACGGCGAGCGCGGCGGTGAGCGTCTTCTCGATTTCCCGCTGAAGGAACCGCGCGCCGAACTGGGGTGAGTAGCCCCGCTCCACGAGCAGGTCCACCACCTCGGGCGTCACCTCCACGTCCAGAGCCCGGGCCCGGATGCCCTCGCGCTCCAGCACGCGGCCCACCTCGCGCTGGGCAATCTTGCGGATCTCCACCTTGGTGAGAGGCCGGAAGTGGCAGATGGCATCGAAGCGGTTGAGGAACTCGGGCCGGAAGGCCTCGGCGATGCGCCGGTCCACCTCGGTGACGAGCTCCTGGTCCCGCCGGTTGCCGGCGAAGCCCAGCGCGGGCTCCCGGTACACCTCGGCGCCCACGTTGGAGGTGGCCACGATGAGCGTGTTGTTGCAGGAGACCGTCTCGCCCGCGCCGTTGACGAACGTCCCCTCGTCGAAGAGCTGGAGGAAGCGGTCGTGCACGCTGCGCGCCGCCTTCTCGAACTCGTCGAGCAGCAGCACGGTGAACACCTTGCCGTCGAGCAGGGCGGTCAGCTCGCCGCGCCGGGTCTCCAGGGCGGGGGCCCAGGAGGCGCCGAAGGGGACGTTCTCATCCCCATCGTTGGGAAAGTCCGCCATGTTGAGGCGCACCAGCCGGTCCGCGGAGCCGAACAGGTACTCCGCCAGCAGCTTGGCGAGCTGCGTCTTGCCCACGCCGGTGGGGCCCGCGAAGAGGAAGACGCCCAGCGGACGGCGTGGATCGTTCAGGCCCGCCTTGAGCAGGGCTACGGAGCGCAGCACCGCGCCCACCGCATCCGTCTGGCCGAGCAGCCGCTCCCCGAAGAAGCGCTCCGTCTCGTCCAGGTCCAGCGGCATCGCGTCGTCCACCACGAAGCGGGGCAGGCGCGTGGCGGAGCAGAACCGGGTCAGCACGTCTTCGGAGCCCACGCGGTCGCGGGCCGCGCTGCTGGCCTCGGCGGCGGTCTCCTTGAGCAGCTCGATGGCCTTGCGCGGCATGCGCTGGGCGAGCAGGAACTTGGCGGACAGGCGCAGGGCCAAATCACACGCGGCCGGATCGATGGGCAGGCGCAGCTCGCGCTCCAGCTCCTCGGCGACGCGGCCCAGAATCCACCGCGAGCGATCCAGGGGTGGCTCCTGCAGGGGGATGAGGTGCAGCCGCTCGGCGAGCGCCTCGTCCGCGCGCAGGAGCTCCTGCACGCGCTTGGGCTCGGTCTCGAAGATGAAGCGCAGGCCGCCGGTGCGCAGCGCGCGGATGGCCACGGGCGCCAGGGGGCCGCCAAGCACCAGAGGCAGGTCCCGGATGTAGACGATGGGGCAGGGGTGCCGGCTCAGGTGGCCGAGCAGCTCCTCGAAGCGCTCCGCGGCCTGCCGGTCCGTGCTGCGGGCCAGGATGTTGGCGGTGGAGATCTCCACCAGGCGCGCGGGGGCCAGCTCCGCGTCCACCCGGCCCTCGGCGATGCGGCGGGCCACTTCCTGGATGAGGGCGCTCTTGCCCACCCCGGGCTCCCCCGCCAGCAAGGGGTGCTTGCCCCCGCGGGTGAGCAGTCCGAGCACTTCCGCCACCCCCGCATCCGCCCCGTGCGCGGGGGGGAGCTTGCCTTCACGCGCGGCCGCCGTGAGGTCGCGATCGATGAGCCTCTCGTTGTCCTCGCCTTTGCGCGTCGCCATGATGAACCGCCCCTGGAGGAGGTGCGGCACTCTAACGGAAGTCCTGCCCCAGGGGGTTGGCCGCGGTCACGCGACCGCGCGGCAGAGGGAGATCTCCGCGGGCGCGGCCAGCAGGGCCTGCAGCTCCGAGAAGACCTTCTCCATGTGCGGCAGGGCCAGGTGCGTGTTCAGGACGGTCTCGCTGGCCCACTCTTCCATCAAGAAGAACAGGGTCGGGTCCTGCTGGCTCTGGACGGGCTCGTAGCGGATGACGCCTTCTTCTTGAAGGGTCTGCTCCTTCAGCATCCGCATCAGCTGAAGCAGGGATTCCTCTCCTCCGGACTTCGTCTTCATACGGACGACGACACAAACCTTATGAGTCATGGTTCCCCTCCCAATGTGCCACTGCATCATACCGCACGGTCCAAGATGCCGTGTTCAGGCCTCGGCATCCAGACCGTCTGGAGATGAACAGGGGCCCGGAACCCAGCAGGTAGGGCGATTCCCGCGCAACCCATGAGGTCATAACCTCCCGGGAAACGCGGGGAGAGCCATGGGTGAGCGCGCGGAATCGTTGCACGGGTGGGAAGTCACGCCCCAGGAAGCAGTCGCGTTGCAGAACGCGCTCCGGGAGCGATTGGTTTTGCAGCCGCCTGCCGGCCTGCGGGTCTCCCATGTCGCGGGGGCGGATATCTCCACCGAGACCGGCAACGTGCTGGGATATGGCGGTTTCGTGGTGCTCGATGCGGTCTCCTTGCGGCCCGTGGAGCACGCGGGGGCGGCGGTTGCGCTGAGCTTTCCCTATGTCCCGGGGCTGCTCTCGTTTCGCGAACTGCCCGTGCTTCTGGCCGCGTGGAACCGGATGGTGCAGAAGCCCGACCTGGTCATCTTCGATGGGCAGGGCATCGCGCACCCGCGCCGGTTTGGAATCGCCTGCCACGGCGGCCTGCTGCTGGGCGTTCCGTCCATCGGGTGCGCGAAGTCCTTGCTGGTGGGCAAGGTGGGGCCCCTGGGCGAGGCCCGCGGCGAGACGGCGGAGATCCATCACCGGGGCGAGGTGGTGGGCATGGCAGTCCGCACCCGGCGGGGCGTGAGCCCGGTCTACGTCTCGCCGGGGCATCTGATGGACTTGCCCACGGCGGTGGAATGGGTGCTGCGCGTGAGCCCGCGCTACCGCGAGCCGGAGACGACCCGCCATGCGCACCGCTTCGTCAACGCGTTGCGCACGGCAGGGTGAGGGGGCCGCGAGGCCCTGGGTGGGTTGCCCGGTCTCCCCTCCCGGCGAGCGGGCAGGCATCGGGTGAGGGGGCTCGGAGAAAAGGGGCTCTTGTCAGGGGAGTCCGAGGACCCGCGTCGCATCTGCTGGAACGACGTCCTTTCGTTGGAGGATGCCTGCGGATGCCATCGTGGTACCTTCCCACGCCGTGGTTGAGGCCCCTACCGATGCAGTGGGTAGGTTTTGACCCTCTCGGCGCAATCAGGTCCCTTCGGTGTACGACCAACGCACGGATGAAGAGTTGTTCGCGGAAGTGGCTCAACGCCGCGCCGCGGGCCAGGCCTTCGGAGGGCCCCTCGGGGCACTCGTCGAGCGGTGGGGACGCCCCGCTCGCTACGTCGTCAGCAAAATCCAAGCCAGTTATGGCCGTGGCTCGCCGGCGGATGCGGACGAGCTGTTCCAGGACGCGGTGGGCAAGTTCATCGATCGCGGGCTGGACCAGTTCCGGGGTCTCTCCGAGCAGATGCCCGGCAAGAGCGCCTCGCCCAAGACGTTCTTCCTGCGCATCGTCAAGCACGTCGCCATCGACTTCTACCGGCGTCAGCGCGAGGACCTGGCCCCCGCGCCCCGGGATCCCGATGACGCTCCGGAGGAGTCTCCCGTACAGACCGCCCGCGCCATGGAGTCCGCGCGGCGCGGCGAGGAGCGCTCCGAGGCCCAGGCGTTCTACTGGGCCGCGTTCGCCCGCCTCCAGCGGGAACACCCCAAGGAGGCCGGCGCGTGGGAGCTGTACCACCACCTGGATGTGGAGGATCACGTGGAATGTGCTCGCCGGCTGGAGATCACCGTGGCCAATTCCTACAAGCGCGTCAGCCGCGCCCAGGCGTACTTGAAGCTGTACCTGCTCGAAGCGCGGCAGACGGCCGAGGCCGAGGCCGCACCCCGATCCTCCATTGCCGGGAAGGTGTCCGATGAGTGAAGCACTCTCGCGTTATCAGTCGCGGCGCCATCAGCTCGCGGGCGCTTCCCTGTCCGTGGGAAGCACGCTGGAGATCGCCGGAGAGCTCCTGCGCCGGAGCGGCACGCTGGACACCGAAGGGGTGAAGCCCGCGCTGCTCGCCCTGAGCCACGCCCAGCTCGAGACCTGGCTGAAAGGTCTGAATCCGGGGGACTTGAGAGCCACCCTGCTGCGCGCCGCGGAAGAGGCGATCGAGGTGGCGCTGGGGGACGGTGGAGAGGAGGCGGAGCTGTGGCGCGCTTCCGCGATGGAGGGACTGGGGGCGCGGGATCGCGCGGCCTCCGCGCTCCGGGCGCTGCGGGAGTGGGAAGGACTTCACGGGGAACTCCAGGGAGAGGCCGCACAGCTCAAAGCCCACTTTCTCCAGGCGCTCGGCAACATCGACACCGCGCTGCTTCCGAGGGCTCGCTGGTTCATCCCCTTGAACCCGTACCGCCGGGAAGAGCGCGACCTGCTCGATGAGACAGAGCGGAACCGGGCCTGGTGGTTCTCCGCGCGGGCCCACTGCGATGATCTGGTGGCCGCCTGGATGGCACCATCCGCCGCGCGCTCCCCGCACCTGGAGAGTTGCTCCGAGTGCCGTGAAGACCTGGAAGAGGCCACCGCCGTCGACCATCCTCCGGGCCACCATCTGAGCGAGGATGACCTCTGGCGGTTCGACATGGGGACGCTCTCGGGAAGTGAGCGCGCCCGGGTCGATGCCCATGCTGGGAAGTGTGCGGAATGTGCTCAGGCCCTCCTGGCGCTCGACGAAGGGGATGCGGCCATCGAGGAGGCGCTGGGCCAGGAAGTGGGGACCTCCGGCGCGCGGACCTCGCGTGCGAGCCTTTCTCCCCGCCCGGGGGCCCGTCATCCCGAGCAGCGTGAGGTGCTCGAGGAGCGGCGGGAGTTCCGCGTGCTCCTGGTGAGGGATCGGCAACGGGTAAGGCTGCTGGTGTCCCCGCTGGAGGGCCGCACCCTGACCGCCGCGGTGTTTCTCACCCCGGGCAAGCCGTCGCTCAAGCCCATTCCCGGGCCCGAGGGGCTGACCTTCGAGCTGGGAGACAGCACGGGCGGCCTCCGCTCCGCCCACCTGTCGGTGAAGGCAGGGACCGTCACGCTGGAGCGGGACTTCTCGTTCTGAGTCAGTTGACCGCAGGGCTCTCGCCAGAGGCCCAAGGCAGGGTGGAGATGCGCACCACCCCCTGGGCGCGGGCGCAGATGTTTCCCTGATCATCCCGGATGCGGGCGGAGGCGAAGAGGGTGCTCTTCCCGTGGGAGTCGATCTCGGCTTCCGCCTCGATGGACTTGCCCACCAGGGGGCGCTGGAAGCTGACGGAGATCTGCAGGGTGGCGCAGCGCCGGGTGGGATCCACCAGCGCGGGCGTGCAGCCAATGGCCAGGTCGAACAGGGCGGAGATGATGGCGCCGTTGACGGCCGTGGTGCCCAGGCCTCCCAGGTGCTCGGGGCGTACCTCGGGCATGGTGATGACGGACTTGCGGCCCTCCGGGAAGGAGAGCCGGACGCCCAGGTAACGCAAGGTCTGGCTCTGGGTGAATTGTTCCGCGAAGCGGTCCAACTGCTCCTGGGTGGGGCGGGAGGGGGGAGTGGACATGGCTGCACTCTATAGATACGGGCGGCCAGGGAGGCGCAAGTCCCCTGCGGATCCTCCTTCTCCAGGGCGCGAAAGGCGTTAGAAGAGAGGGTTGCTGCTCCTGGATCCGCCTTGAATACCCACGAACAAGCCCTCCTCGAAGACCTGAATCCCCCCCAAAAGGAGGCCGTCCTGCATGGGGACGGTCCCCTGCTCGTCCTGTCGGGGGCAGGCAGCGGAAAGACCCGCGTCATCACCCGCCGAGTGGCCCACTTGGTGAAGGTCCGCCGCGTCTTCCCCTGGCGCATCCTGGCGGTGACGTTCACCAACAAGGCCGCGCGGGAGATGCGCGAGCGCCTCGTGCAGCTCCTGGGGGCGCAGGCCCATGAGCTGGTCGTCAGCACCTTCCACTCGTCGGCGGCGATGATTCTCCGCCGGGAGGCGGAGGCGGTGGGGCTCACCCGCAGCTTCGTCATCTACGACGACGGGGATCAGCTCAACATCGTCAAGCGCGCCATGCGCGAGGCCCGCGTGGAGCCCATCATGCAGCCGCGTGAGATTCTCCACCGCATCGACCAGGAGAAGAACGCCGCCCGCCTGCCCGAGGACATGCAGGTGGATGTGGATGACATGCGCGGCATGGTGGTGAAGCGGACCTACCAGACCTACCAGCGGCTGCTGCGGGCGGCGAACGCGGTGGACTTCGGAGACCTGCTGCTGCTGCTCGTCTCGTTGTTCCGCAAGCGCCCGGATGTTCTGGCCAACTACCAGCGGCGCTTCCACCACGTGCTGGTGGACGAGTTCCAGGACACCAACCCGGTGCAGTACGAGCTGCTGCGGCTGCTGGCCCCGCCTCCGGGCGCCAACCTGGTGGTGGTGGGTGACGACGACCAGTCCATCTACCGCTGGCGCGGGGCCAGCGTGGACAACATCCTGAACTTCCCGGACATCTACCCTGGCGCCAAGGTGGTGAAGCTG from Stigmatella aurantiaca encodes:
- a CDS encoding endonuclease/exonuclease/phosphatase family protein produces the protein MSPPIPDSSALPGRLTYTLRVVSLNIWNPGPDKVQRNHGLAAVLRERNLDVVLLQEMEGSKAQFELFQKGSGLPYGVWAGDVAILSRFELTDFEAPELPRKPSLTPIRQLLNRRDVYFCVATFQHHGMRFHVSSHHWDNRQLINRKTAAAATAGRLSRVPGASVILCGGDFNTHQDTDELQRVMAEGLHNSGELGDFIDFILYRGPNVQVLKHTLERLPGLTDHPMLLTEFVLNGNRPAAA
- the rimO gene encoding 30S ribosomal protein S12 methylthiotransferase RimO; this encodes MTLGCPKNRVDSEVMLGTLKQRGYRLVQEPAEAQVIVVNTCAFIGPAKQESVDSILEMAEYKKSGACSTLVVTGCLSQRHGSELAQEMPEVDHFLGTSAYAQIGDLLAAEASPRQVIPDPDYIHNAETPRENSMPSYTAYLKVSEGCDNACAFCIIPTLRGGQRSRPIADVVAEATRLADQGVQELNLVAQDLTAYGHDLPGKPKLHDLLKELVKVDVRWIRLHYAYPRIFPDELIEVMATEKKIAKYLDMPLQHASDKLLMSMKRGRNSQFLTDLLAKLRARVPGLVMRTSLIVGLPGETEEDFELLKEFVKTQRFERLGVFQYSDEEGTAAYDMPNKIPQKTIERRWREVMAIQKRINREQNKKLVGKRIEVLVEGTSPETEHLLVGRHEGQAPEIDGQVYINDGLAYPGEFVTLEVTEAHDYDLVGRVVERPDPKQRTLKARDAVPAPMAMSASPR
- a CDS encoding YajQ family cyclic di-GMP-binding protein — protein: MPSFDVVSKIDLAELDNAVNQTKKELTTRYDFQGTQADVVVSPDQTVITVKAHSEERVQAAKEVLLAKLAKRNISLRALEFLDIEKTGLHNVKQNIKLQQGIPVDKAKELTRLLKDSKLKVQGSIQSDQLRVTGKNRDDLQAAIALFRKEQDRLKLDMQFTNFRD
- a CDS encoding ribonuclease J, which encodes MLHVIPLGGLGEIGLNAMVLACRGEMLLIDAGLMFPTAEAPGIDIVIPDFRHLKQNASQFRGIVLTHGHEDHMGALPYLLDDLPVPVYGTKYTLAMARNRLDELGVIADLREIEPRTPFPVGTMFKVEASRVTHTVPDAVGYIIRTPEGTVIHTGDFKLDPDPIDGLRTDLERWGEAGEQGVLCLLSDSTNAEVTQETGSERVVEHAFERLFREAQGRIVVALFASNLHRVRTVLKLAEQLGRRVALQGRSMTRNVEMARQLGYLDVPESLFVPLEAVPSLAPGRVVLLATGAQGEARAGLAQLAAGKGPVRLGPGDMVILSARPIPGNERSVGALLDQLQWTGARLVYAQVEPDIHVSGHASQPQQRRVLDLVRPQHFIPVHGEMRHLHRHLATARESGLAPEQLLLARDGDLITFEEGRGRFAGQVPTGRIHKDLYSGGVVTPEALQERTRLAETGMVVAVAVIDRASLALMAGPQLTGQGLSLDEQALLPRVAEEARSLFLQLSPQLRGDDALVREELTRSVRRAFKLFTNKRPLVVPMVVKV
- a CDS encoding AAA family ATPase produces the protein MATRKGEDNERLIDRDLTAAAREGKLPPAHGADAGVAEVLGLLTRGGKHPLLAGEPGVGKSALIQEVARRIAEGRVDAELAPARLVEISTANILARSTDRQAAERFEELLGHLSRHPCPIVYIRDLPLVLGGPLAPVAIRALRTGGLRFIFETEPKRVQELLRADEALAERLHLIPLQEPPLDRSRWILGRVAEELERELRLPIDPAACDLALRLSAKFLLAQRMPRKAIELLKETAAEASSAARDRVGSEDVLTRFCSATRLPRFVVDDAMPLDLDETERFFGERLLGQTDAVGAVLRSVALLKAGLNDPRRPLGVFLFAGPTGVGKTQLAKLLAEYLFGSADRLVRLNMADFPNDGDENVPFGASWAPALETRRGELTALLDGKVFTVLLLDEFEKAARSVHDRFLQLFDEGTFVNGAGETVSCNNTLIVATSNVGAEVYREPALGFAGNRRDQELVTEVDRRIAEAFRPEFLNRFDAICHFRPLTKVEIRKIAQREVGRVLEREGIRARALDVEVTPEVVDLLVERGYSPQFGARFLQREIEKTLTAALAVEIARRPLRPGTPVRVEARPGGKVMAVAEPLPLPREATAQLSLPTPKAASVKRRLDRKSLLLEMDRLVGRARALSVSAERPLLEEKRNQLLSETQAPNLWDDPARAAATLRAFRTVEAQINELERVEQAVTFARRLVREAKNEVQLTSAAKQVEEVAREVQMSEALHASGATANDVEALVDICASDSAEAQDAWLQELATMYLGWAQRRGYEAMLVAEAEHPARVVVRIAGPGAYGFLAGEAGLHRRIEEEKRQRAYVRVHRGGFPGTLEDLALAIEGRPMKQHEGTFLERVRTEVTVKDSATGRVLTLTGPGDLEELKDIAARVVSGQGTSTDEARRYYLGRGARVEDPRTGAGTPRVKDVLRGDMDLFIAAWISRPPADAVSPS
- a CDS encoding putative quinol monooxygenase — protein: MTHKVCVVVRMKTKSGGEESLLQLMRMLKEQTLQEEGVIRYEPVQSQQDPTLFFLMEEWASETVLNTHLALPHMEKVFSELQALLAAPAEISLCRAVA
- the nfi gene encoding deoxyribonuclease V (cleaves DNA at apurinic or apyrimidinic sites); the protein is MGERAESLHGWEVTPQEAVALQNALRERLVLQPPAGLRVSHVAGADISTETGNVLGYGGFVVLDAVSLRPVEHAGAAVALSFPYVPGLLSFRELPVLLAAWNRMVQKPDLVIFDGQGIAHPRRFGIACHGGLLLGVPSIGCAKSLLVGKVGPLGEARGETAEIHHRGEVVGMAVRTRRGVSPVYVSPGHLMDLPTAVEWVLRVSPRYREPETTRHAHRFVNALRTAG